From Flavipsychrobacter sp., a single genomic window includes:
- a CDS encoding DUF2490 domain-containing protein has product MKKLLIITLTVFASMSTPAIAQTVTYGNTNTWFLLMNRFYLSDKFTISNELHERTGAFLHDQATFIFRPSVDYSLNNNTEVSVGYSYVRSTPYLPYSLQIPINEHNIWEQILLKFNAGKVHIMNRIRFEHRFIDNVVVYYPNVNPLSRVEGTKYANRFRFRFNLSFDLAKINKGKHTIFVNAFDEAWINQSDNLMPTNMGRNWIYTGLGYKFNKDFNIQLAHLHQYDRVGNNNYISSSIIQLSLFKNFTLYKSKAVTEQ; this is encoded by the coding sequence ATGAAAAAACTACTTATAATAACACTTACTGTTTTTGCAAGTATGTCTACCCCTGCTATTGCTCAAACAGTTACTTACGGCAATACCAACACCTGGTTCTTGTTAATGAATAGGTTCTATCTGTCCGACAAGTTTACGATAAGTAATGAGCTACATGAGCGTACAGGGGCTTTTTTACATGACCAAGCCACTTTCATCTTTCGCCCTTCGGTAGACTACTCTTTGAATAACAACACTGAAGTTTCCGTGGGCTATTCTTATGTACGCTCTACACCTTACCTGCCTTATAGCTTACAAATACCTATTAATGAGCACAACATATGGGAGCAGATATTATTAAAGTTCAATGCGGGCAAAGTGCATATCATGAATCGTATCCGCTTCGAACATCGTTTCATTGATAATGTAGTAGTATACTATCCGAATGTCAATCCACTTTCTAGAGTTGAGGGCACTAAATATGCTAATCGCTTTCGTTTCCGTTTCAATCTAAGTTTTGATCTTGCCAAGATAAACAAGGGAAAGCATACTATTTTTGTCAATGCATTTGATGAAGCATGGATCAATCAATCGGACAACCTAATGCCGACAAACATGGGACGAAATTGGATATATACAGGTTTAGGGTACAAGTTCAATAAAGACTTCAATATTCAACTAGCACACTTACACCAATATGATAGAGTAGGGAATAACAACTATATTTCATCCTCTATCATTCAGCTTTCCCTATTTAAAAACTTTACTCTTTATAAGAGCAAAGCAGTAACAGAACAATAG
- the rbfA gene encoding 30S ribosome-binding factor RbfA, whose amino-acid sequence MKETKRQKQVAQLIMEEMSDIFQREGLNVIKGGMVSISKVTVTPDLLEARIYLSIFKVEDPEQLLENIIARSSEFRGTLGNRLKNQLRRIPHLQFFNDDTLDYVFKMEAIFKKLEEEKKDKSQD is encoded by the coding sequence ATGAAAGAAACAAAGAGACAGAAACAAGTTGCCCAACTGATAATGGAGGAAATGAGTGATATTTTTCAGCGTGAAGGGCTTAATGTTATCAAAGGAGGAATGGTTTCTATATCAAAAGTAACTGTTACTCCCGACCTGCTTGAAGCTCGTATCTACCTAAGCATTTTCAAGGTAGAAGATCCGGAACAATTGCTAGAAAACATCATTGCCAGAAGCTCTGAATTTAGAGGCACTTTGGGCAATAGGCTAAAAAATCAACTTAGAAGAATACCTCATTTACAATTCTTCAATGACGACACTCTAGACTATGTCTTCAAAATGGAGGCTATATTCAAAAAACTGGAAGAGGAGAAAAAAGACAAATCTCAAGATTAA
- a CDS encoding T9SS type A sorting domain-containing protein: MKHLLLSILLFTSLCTYGQQTFSWSKIADYPYKAWGMNACGHNGYLYTFSNCGGGNNTLYRYSPTADKWDTLAKLTGGIICNTAISGVGGKLYLTSAGGVQIYDIAANTWGSSPIALPTGFKHSGASAIVVGTDIYYIGGGATKNLFKLSTTTQTFSSLADMNEQRENAQVVYQNNKIYALGGRKSGNGLTSGEVYDITNNSWTTLTSTFEKRYFGYAIADADYIYLMGGETGTNSFKYKTIELFNPTNGSVTIMNSAVNDMNREHTAFALGIAGGKLIAAAGYTNTPNNATTDYCEAANFTSTVGIWQHIAQQLSFNVYPNPAHNTINITLSHPEFVNTVSLYNVTGQLVGIDKTSSKKNITLNISELPSGTYFIKAEGKSGIHTEPIQILH, translated from the coding sequence ATGAAACATTTACTACTTTCTATCCTACTCTTTACAAGCCTTTGTACCTATGGGCAACAAACTTTCTCTTGGTCAAAAATTGCCGACTACCCCTACAAAGCTTGGGGGATGAATGCTTGTGGTCATAATGGATACTTATACACTTTTAGCAACTGCGGTGGCGGAAACAATACATTATACCGTTATAGCCCTACTGCCGACAAATGGGATACCTTAGCGAAACTAACCGGCGGGATCATTTGTAATACAGCAATCTCAGGCGTTGGTGGCAAATTATACCTAACCAGTGCAGGCGGCGTACAGATATATGATATAGCGGCAAACACATGGGGCAGTTCACCAATAGCGCTCCCAACGGGTTTTAAACATAGTGGAGCTTCTGCTATTGTAGTTGGTACAGACATTTATTACATAGGAGGTGGCGCTACCAAAAATCTTTTCAAACTAAGCACTACTACTCAGACCTTTTCCAGCTTGGCAGATATGAATGAACAAAGAGAGAATGCACAGGTAGTTTATCAAAACAATAAGATATATGCTCTAGGCGGCAGAAAGTCTGGCAACGGTCTTACCAGCGGTGAAGTTTATGATATAACCAATAATAGCTGGACAACACTAACCAGCACTTTTGAAAAAAGGTATTTTGGCTATGCTATTGCAGATGCCGACTATATATACCTTATGGGAGGTGAAACAGGCACCAACTCCTTTAAGTATAAAACTATTGAGCTCTTCAACCCCACCAACGGTTCTGTTACAATAATGAACTCTGCAGTAAACGACATGAATAGAGAGCATACTGCTTTTGCCTTGGGTATAGCAGGGGGCAAGCTGATAGCAGCTGCCGGTTATACCAACACACCTAACAATGCTACTACCGACTACTGTGAGGCTGCTAACTTCACTTCAACAGTGGGTATATGGCAACATATTGCTCAGCAACTATCTTTCAATGTTTACCCCAACCCTGCCCACAATACAATAAACATAACACTATCCCACCCTGAGTTTGTAAACACTGTAAGCTTATACAATGTTACTGGGCAACTTGTAGGTATTGATAAAACATCTTCTAAGAAGAATATAACTTTGAATATATCAGAACTGCCCTCAGGCACTTATTTCATTAAAGCAGAAGGAAAGTCTGGCATACATACAGAGCCGATACAGATCCTTCACTAA
- a CDS encoding FtsX-like permease family protein, producing the protein MNRTLIGQIAWRYLRGKGTANIVPILSRISIAAIGICAGAMLIVFSVFNGFDGLVKDLYKAFYPELKITPKTGKFFKLEEEQVNKIATIKGVQYYTQVLEDKVLLSSDVQQRPAILKGVSKSYYKVNNLEQYIVEEGIGRNDESDTLAINQRYNEATIGVQLMNEMGADVHSVFGNIKAFYLNAKAKDVTINPEAAFQAVELLPTKAFEVQEEFDSKYVLTDISVANYLMQADGQYSSIELKLADDADADEVAEEIQRLIGDNYLVATRYQQNKTLYTIMASEKWTSYAILLLVLLIASFNMVGALSLLILEKQKDMSILTAMGARAGTIKSIFITEGFLWSFIGGSIGLLLGLLLCLGQQQFGWLKLQGSFIIEAYPVTIMWTDILIIIATIVAIGLLAAFLPAQRAGRIDATALRGN; encoded by the coding sequence ATGAACCGAACGCTGATTGGGCAAATAGCGTGGCGATATCTGCGAGGCAAGGGTACGGCTAATATTGTACCTATATTGTCTCGTATCAGTATAGCTGCCATTGGCATATGTGCCGGTGCTATGCTAATTGTCTTTTCTGTGTTCAATGGTTTCGACGGGCTAGTAAAAGATCTATACAAAGCGTTCTACCCCGAACTTAAGATCACCCCAAAAACAGGTAAATTCTTCAAACTGGAAGAAGAACAAGTAAACAAAATAGCTACAATAAAAGGGGTACAATATTACACTCAAGTACTTGAGGACAAGGTTTTACTAAGTAGTGATGTACAACAACGGCCTGCAATACTAAAAGGGGTTAGCAAAAGCTATTATAAGGTCAACAATCTGGAGCAATACATTGTAGAGGAAGGTATTGGCAGAAATGATGAAAGCGATACACTAGCCATCAACCAACGATACAATGAGGCAACAATAGGGGTACAGCTGATGAATGAGATGGGGGCTGATGTACATAGTGTGTTTGGTAATATCAAAGCCTTTTATCTTAATGCTAAAGCAAAGGATGTAACGATTAATCCTGAAGCTGCATTTCAGGCTGTAGAACTCCTGCCCACCAAGGCTTTTGAGGTACAAGAAGAGTTTGACAGTAAATATGTGTTAACAGACATAAGCGTGGCCAACTATTTAATGCAAGCTGATGGTCAGTATTCCTCCATAGAGCTAAAACTTGCTGATGATGCGGATGCAGATGAAGTAGCAGAAGAAATACAACGACTCATAGGAGACAACTACCTTGTAGCTACACGCTATCAACAAAACAAGACCTTATATACCATAATGGCTAGTGAGAAATGGACCTCTTATGCCATATTATTGCTCGTTCTTCTTATTGCCTCTTTTAATATGGTAGGTGCGTTGTCTCTACTCATATTAGAGAAACAAAAAGACATGTCTATCCTAACCGCAATGGGTGCAAGAGCTGGCACTATAAAAAGCATCTTTATTACCGAGGGCTTTCTTTGGTCATTTATCGGCGGTAGTATAGGCTTGTTACTAGGCTTACTGTTATGCCTTGGGCAACAACAATTTGGTTGGTTAAAACTTCAAGGGTCCTTTATCATAGAAGCCTACCCCGTTACCATTATGTGGACAGATATACTCATCATCATTGCCACAATAGTTGCCATAGGGCTACTCGCAGCCTTTCTACCTGCTCAAAGAGCTGGCAGAATTGACGCCACAGCACTAAGAGGCAATTAA
- a CDS encoding DinB family protein, giving the protein MKDYLIKLAKYNIWANKLFIKTLRSLTEEQLDTEMNSSFPTIRKTVYHMWSAEDIWLQRLALVERPIWAEGVFDGDFEAAIAKWEEASKSLLVFVEQKYNDSALTQVVQYYDLKKRSYKLPVTACLTQVFNHATYHRGQLVTMLRQVGVKKIPQTDFHVCMMK; this is encoded by the coding sequence ATGAAAGACTATCTGATAAAGTTGGCAAAATATAATATATGGGCAAACAAGCTGTTTATCAAGACGTTAAGGAGCTTGACAGAAGAGCAGCTGGATACTGAAATGAACAGTAGTTTCCCAACTATACGTAAAACCGTGTACCATATGTGGAGTGCAGAAGATATATGGTTACAACGATTGGCATTGGTAGAAAGACCGATATGGGCGGAAGGAGTGTTTGATGGAGATTTTGAAGCAGCTATAGCCAAATGGGAAGAGGCGTCAAAAAGCTTACTTGTATTCGTTGAGCAAAAGTATAATGATAGTGCTTTAACGCAAGTGGTACAGTATTACGACCTCAAGAAACGATCGTATAAACTACCTGTTACTGCTTGTTTAACTCAAGTCTTCAACCATGCCACCTACCATCGTGGGCAGCTAGTAACCATGCTTAGGCAGGTTGGGGTAAAGAAAATACCACAAACGGATTTTCACGTGTGTATGATGAAATAA
- a CDS encoding aminotransferase class I/II-fold pyridoxal phosphate-dependent enzyme produces the protein MSDIPNKGFETICIHGGHQKDKNRAHLTPIYASSTYTFDSAEQAVNIFQGKEEGYVYGRFGNPTIREAEEKIALMEAYGLQESNGDNLQLKAILHSSGMAAITTMLLSNLKAGEKIITHYSLYGGTQELIDKVLPDMGIEVIITDFNNLEKVEAAIQADSAINLMYIETPANPTLQCVDLQALSSLGKSYGLIVCADNTFATPYLQQPFKYDVDYVIHSTTKFLNGHGTAIGGILLGRDLEKMNTVITKKHRLLGANSNAFDAFVLTNGLRTLSLRMDKHCSNAEQVAAFLSTHPAIQTVNYLGLETHPHHHIAKGQMKHAGALMSFELKGGYEAGVAFMNKLKLCTNAVSLGTCDTLISHPASTTHVGVKPEDRIKYGITDGLIRLSVGLETTGDIIEDLKQAMTN, from the coding sequence ATGTCTGATATTCCAAACAAAGGTTTTGAGACCATCTGCATACATGGTGGCCACCAAAAAGATAAAAACAGAGCACACCTTACACCAATATATGCCAGCAGTACTTACACTTTTGATAGTGCAGAGCAAGCCGTAAACATTTTTCAGGGAAAAGAAGAAGGTTATGTTTATGGTCGTTTTGGCAACCCTACCATAAGAGAAGCCGAAGAAAAGATAGCGTTAATGGAAGCCTATGGCTTACAAGAATCTAATGGTGATAATTTGCAATTAAAAGCCATACTGCATTCTTCAGGCATGGCCGCTATTACCACCATGCTATTAAGCAACCTGAAGGCAGGAGAAAAGATCATCACACATTACTCTTTGTACGGAGGCACTCAAGAGCTAATAGATAAGGTACTACCTGACATGGGTATTGAGGTTATTATTACCGACTTCAATAACTTGGAAAAAGTTGAAGCCGCTATACAGGCTGATAGCGCTATCAACCTAATGTATATAGAAACACCTGCAAACCCAACACTGCAATGTGTAGACCTGCAGGCACTAAGCTCTTTAGGAAAGTCTTATGGGCTGATCGTATGTGCTGACAATACATTTGCCACACCATACCTACAGCAGCCTTTTAAGTACGACGTTGATTATGTAATACATAGCACCACAAAATTCCTTAATGGCCATGGTACTGCTATAGGAGGCATACTACTAGGTAGAGATCTGGAGAAGATGAATACGGTGATCACTAAAAAGCATAGGTTACTTGGAGCTAATAGCAATGCTTTTGATGCTTTTGTATTGACCAACGGACTACGTACGCTTTCTCTACGTATGGACAAACACTGTAGCAATGCAGAGCAGGTAGCTGCATTTTTAAGCACACACCCTGCCATACAAACCGTTAACTATCTAGGGTTGGAAACACATCCTCACCACCACATAGCAAAAGGGCAAATGAAACATGCTGGTGCTTTAATGAGCTTTGAACTGAAAGGAGGTTATGAAGCAGGTGTTGCCTTTATGAATAAACTTAAACTTTGTACCAATGCTGTTTCACTGGGCACTTGTGACACACTAATATCTCACCCGGCGTCTACAACCCACGTGGGTGTAAAACCTGAAGACAGAATAAAATATGGTATAACAGACGGACTGATAAGACTAAGCGTGGGCTTAGAAACTACAGGGGACATAATAGAAGACCTAAAGCAGGCTATGACCAATTAG
- the argS gene encoding arginine--tRNA ligase yields MSLVAQIKTAAEGALKQLYPDVEIPASMIAINQTKPEFEGDYTLVLFPFLKLLRTKPNVIGEQVGEYLIANSDLFSAYHIVAGFLNLTVSETYWSNFLSDNYNNLDLGKSAANGKNVMVEYSSPNTNKPLHFGHMRNIFLGYAMSSILQENGNNVVKANLINDRGVHICKSMVAWQHFANGATPDSAQTKGDHLVGEYYVKFNNAYKAEIKELVVGGMEETIAEKEAPIMKEAQEMLRKWEAGDKEVVDLWKTMNGWVYDGFNVTYKRMGVDFDAMYYESNTYLLGKEVVEKGLEKGVLYKKEDGSVWIDLTDEGLDQKLLLRADGTSVYMTQDIGTAIEKYNDHQLDKSIYVIGDEQNYHMQVLALILKKMGEPCADGIYHLSYGMVELPTGRMKSREGTVVDADDMLDEMVALAQKQTEEAGKTDGFTEEELKDLYETIGLGALKFYLLRVDPKKKMIFDPKESIDLHGFTATFIQYAHARICSILRKEGLPLVPSAEVFKGYKHSLSIAVAEKKLIVSLEQYPSIVAAAAEEYNPSLICNYTFQLAQEFNSFYAEHSIAQAENEEKKQLRLMLIVMTAQVIRRAMGMLGIAVPEKM; encoded by the coding sequence ATGAGCTTAGTTGCGCAAATAAAGACGGCCGCAGAAGGTGCACTTAAACAGTTATATCCAGATGTAGAGATACCTGCATCTATGATAGCTATTAACCAAACAAAACCTGAATTTGAGGGAGATTATACATTAGTACTATTTCCATTTCTTAAGTTGTTGAGAACTAAGCCTAATGTTATTGGAGAGCAAGTTGGGGAATATCTTATTGCAAACAGTGACTTATTTAGCGCCTACCATATAGTAGCGGGCTTTCTTAATCTTACGGTAAGTGAGACTTATTGGTCAAATTTTCTTTCAGATAATTACAATAATCTGGATTTAGGAAAAAGTGCTGCAAATGGTAAAAATGTGATGGTAGAATACTCTTCTCCTAATACGAATAAGCCATTGCACTTCGGGCATATGCGTAATATCTTCTTAGGGTACGCCATGTCCTCAATATTGCAAGAGAATGGTAACAATGTTGTAAAAGCTAATTTGATCAATGATAGAGGGGTACACATTTGTAAATCAATGGTGGCATGGCAACATTTTGCTAACGGAGCTACGCCTGACAGTGCCCAAACTAAAGGGGATCACCTTGTAGGTGAGTACTATGTGAAATTTAATAATGCTTATAAAGCAGAGATTAAGGAACTGGTAGTAGGAGGAATGGAAGAGACAATTGCTGAAAAGGAAGCACCTATAATGAAAGAGGCGCAAGAAATGCTGCGTAAATGGGAGGCTGGTGACAAAGAGGTGGTTGACCTATGGAAAACTATGAATGGCTGGGTGTATGACGGCTTTAATGTGACCTATAAGCGTATGGGTGTTGATTTTGATGCCATGTATTATGAGAGTAATACCTATCTATTAGGTAAAGAGGTGGTAGAAAAAGGTTTAGAGAAAGGAGTACTCTATAAGAAAGAGGATGGCTCTGTATGGATAGACCTAACAGATGAAGGCCTAGACCAAAAATTATTGCTTCGTGCAGATGGTACTTCTGTGTACATGACACAGGATATAGGCACAGCCATTGAAAAATATAATGACCACCAGCTGGATAAGTCTATATATGTAATAGGCGACGAGCAGAATTATCATATGCAGGTGTTGGCCCTGATACTTAAAAAAATGGGTGAGCCTTGTGCAGATGGTATTTACCACTTGTCTTACGGTATGGTAGAGTTACCAACGGGTAGAATGAAAAGTCGTGAAGGTACTGTGGTAGATGCTGATGATATGCTGGACGAGATGGTGGCTTTAGCACAAAAACAAACAGAAGAGGCGGGCAAAACTGATGGCTTCACAGAAGAGGAGTTGAAAGATCTTTATGAAACTATTGGTTTAGGAGCGCTTAAATTTTATCTGTTAAGGGTTGATCCTAAGAAGAAAATGATCTTTGACCCTAAAGAGTCTATAGATCTACATGGATTTACCGCTACATTCATACAATATGCACATGCGCGTATCTGTTCTATTTTAAGAAAAGAAGGATTGCCATTAGTACCAAGTGCAGAAGTGTTTAAGGGATATAAACACAGCTTGTCAATTGCAGTTGCAGAAAAGAAGCTTATTGTTTCTCTGGAGCAATACCCATCAATAGTAGCTGCAGCTGCGGAAGAATATAACCCTTCGTTGATCTGTAACTATACATTCCAGTTAGCACAAGAATTCAATTCTTTTTATGCAGAACATAGCATAGCTCAAGCTGAAAATGAAGAGAAGAAGCAATTACGTTTAATGCTTATTGTAATGACGGCACAAGTTATCCGCAGAGCTATGGGTATGTTGGGTATTGCCGTTCCGGAAAAGATGTAA
- a CDS encoding acetyl-CoA C-acyltransferase: MRTVYVVDAIRTPIGRYGGALSTVRPDDMLAHVIKTLIERNPSIDVNEIEDVIAGAANQAGEDNRDVARMAALLAGLPVTVGGNTVNRLCASGLQAIMDASRAIMCGDGEIYIAGGVESMSRAPFVMAKSEKAFGRAPELYDTTLGWRFVNKALSALHHPYSMGETAENVAERYNVSREAQDKFALQSQQRYTAAKAANKFADEITPVTVDLGRGKTMVVDTDEHPRESTLEKLATLKAAFKKDGTVTAGNSSGINDGAAAMILASEEAVKKYNLKPLAKIKSMAIAGVDPAVMGIGPIPASQKALKRAGLEAKDLDLVELNEAFAAQSIPCMQELGLDVEKVNVNGGAIALGHPLGCSGTRISTTLLYEMKKRGSKYGLATMCIGVGQGAAMIFEGV; encoded by the coding sequence ATGAGAACAGTATATGTAGTAGATGCAATAAGAACACCGATAGGCAGGTATGGTGGTGCATTAAGCACAGTTCGCCCGGATGATATGTTAGCTCACGTTATCAAAACTTTAATAGAACGCAACCCTTCTATCGATGTAAATGAAATAGAAGATGTAATAGCAGGAGCTGCCAACCAAGCAGGAGAAGATAATCGTGATGTTGCTCGAATGGCTGCTTTATTAGCAGGCTTACCTGTTACTGTAGGTGGCAATACCGTGAACCGTTTATGTGCATCGGGCTTACAGGCTATTATGGATGCCTCTCGTGCTATTATGTGTGGAGATGGAGAAATATACATAGCTGGCGGCGTTGAAAGTATGAGTAGAGCACCTTTTGTGATGGCTAAATCAGAAAAGGCTTTCGGACGTGCACCCGAGTTATATGATACTACTTTAGGCTGGCGTTTTGTGAACAAAGCACTAAGCGCACTACACCACCCTTATAGCATGGGCGAAACCGCAGAAAATGTTGCAGAGCGATATAATGTATCCCGTGAAGCACAAGACAAATTTGCTTTGCAAAGTCAACAACGCTACACTGCTGCAAAGGCAGCTAATAAATTTGCCGATGAAATAACACCGGTTACTGTAGACCTAGGCCGCGGTAAAACAATGGTGGTAGATACAGATGAACATCCTCGTGAGTCTACATTGGAAAAACTAGCTACACTAAAAGCTGCATTTAAAAAAGACGGTACTGTTACAGCCGGCAACTCCAGCGGTATCAACGACGGTGCAGCAGCTATGATATTAGCCTCTGAAGAGGCGGTAAAGAAATATAACCTAAAGCCATTAGCCAAAATAAAAAGTATGGCTATAGCAGGTGTAGACCCTGCTGTAATGGGGATAGGACCTATACCTGCATCTCAAAAAGCGCTAAAGCGTGCAGGGCTGGAAGCTAAAGACCTTGACCTTGTAGAATTGAATGAAGCATTTGCCGCTCAAAGCATCCCTTGTATGCAAGAGCTTGGTCTTGACGTAGAAAAAGTAAATGTAAACGGCGGTGCAATAGCATTAGGACACCCTCTAGGTTGTAGTGGTACTCGTATCTCAACAACTCTACTTTACGAAATGAAAAAAAGAGGTAGCAAATATGGCTTGGCAACGATGTGTATTGGTGTAGGCCAAGGAGCTGCAATGATATTTGAAGGCGTTTAA
- the dnaK gene encoding molecular chaperone DnaK: MGKIIGIDLGTTNSCVAVMEGNEPVVIANDEGRRTTPSVVAFLKNGERKVGDPAKRQAITNPANTIMSIKRFMGRRFDEVGSEMDHSSYKIVKGDNNTPRVDIDGRMYTPQEISAMILQKMKKTAEEFLGQDVDEAVVTVPAYFNDAQRQATKEAGEIAGLKVRRIINEPTAAALAYGLDKQDKDSKIAVFDLGGGTFDVSILELGDGVFEVKSTNGDTHLGGDDFDQVIMDWLAEEFKADEAIDLRKDPMAWQRLKEASEKAKVELSSSQETEINLPYITAVDGVPKHLVRKLSRAKFEQLADSLVERTLEPCRKALKDAGMDASEVDEIILVGGSTRIPKIQEVVEKFFGKKPNKSVNPDEVVAIGASIQGGVLTGDVKDVLLLDVTPLSLGIETMGGVMTKLIEANTTIPSKKSEVFSTAADNQPSVEINVIQGERPMAKDNKSLGRFILDGIPPAPRGVPQVEVIFDIDANGILNVTAKDKGTGKQQNIRIEAGSGLSKEEIERMKDEAKANEEADKQVRERVEKLNMADGLVFNSEKQLKDYGDKIPEAEKKTIEEAVATLKEAHKNEDLAAIDTATEALNKAWEAASQHIYQAQQEAGGAQPGAEGAAPNDGEETVADAEYEEVKEEDAK, from the coding sequence ATGGGAAAAATTATTGGCATTGACTTAGGGACTACTAACTCTTGCGTTGCTGTAATGGAGGGTAACGAACCAGTAGTAATAGCAAACGATGAAGGTCGTCGTACAACACCTTCTGTAGTGGCATTTCTAAAAAATGGGGAGCGTAAAGTTGGAGACCCTGCAAAGCGTCAGGCTATCACCAACCCTGCAAACACAATTATGTCTATCAAGCGTTTTATGGGACGCCGATTTGATGAAGTAGGAAGTGAGATGGACCATTCGTCATACAAGATCGTAAAAGGAGATAACAACACACCTAGAGTAGATATCGATGGTCGTATGTATACTCCACAAGAAATTTCAGCTATGATCCTTCAAAAAATGAAGAAAACTGCTGAAGAATTTTTAGGACAAGACGTAGATGAGGCTGTTGTAACTGTACCTGCATACTTTAACGATGCACAACGCCAGGCTACTAAAGAAGCTGGTGAAATTGCAGGCCTTAAAGTTCGTAGAATTATCAACGAACCTACAGCAGCAGCATTGGCTTACGGTTTAGATAAACAAGACAAAGACAGCAAGATAGCAGTATTTGACCTTGGTGGTGGTACGTTCGACGTATCTATCCTAGAGTTGGGTGACGGCGTATTTGAAGTAAAATCTACTAACGGTGATACTCACCTTGGTGGTGATGACTTTGACCAAGTGATCATGGACTGGTTAGCAGAAGAGTTCAAAGCTGATGAAGCTATCGACCTTCGTAAAGACCCAATGGCTTGGCAACGTTTGAAGGAAGCTTCAGAAAAAGCAAAAGTAGAATTGTCTTCATCTCAAGAAACAGAGATCAACCTACCATACATTACAGCTGTAGACGGTGTGCCTAAACACTTGGTACGCAAATTAAGCCGTGCTAAATTTGAGCAACTGGCAGACAGCTTGGTAGAACGTACACTAGAGCCATGCCGCAAAGCATTGAAAGATGCAGGAATGGACGCTAGCGAAGTTGACGAGATCATACTTGTAGGTGGTTCTACTCGTATACCAAAAATCCAAGAAGTTGTTGAGAAGTTCTTTGGTAAAAAACCAAACAAGAGCGTTAACCCAGATGAGGTTGTAGCGATCGGAGCTTCTATACAAGGTGGTGTATTGACAGGTGATGTAAAAGATGTATTGCTTCTTGACGTCACTCCACTATCTCTAGGTATTGAGACTATGGGTGGCGTTATGACCAAGTTGATCGAAGCAAATACTACTATACCTTCTAAGAAAAGTGAAGTATTCTCTACTGCTGCTGACAACCAGCCTAGCGTTGAGATCAATGTAATACAAGGTGAGCGCCCTATGGCTAAAGACAATAAGTCTCTAGGACGTTTCATACTTGACGGTATACCTCCTGCACCACGTGGAGTACCTCAGGTAGAGGTTATCTTCGATATCGATGCGAATGGTATCTTAAACGTTACCGCTAAAGATAAAGGTACAGGTAAGCAACAAAACATCCGTATAGAGGCAGGTAGTGGCTTGAGCAAAGAGGAAATAGAACGCATGAAGGATGAAGCGAAAGCTAACGAAGAGGCAGATAAGCAAGTACGTGAGCGCGTAGAAAAGCTTAATATGGCTGATGGTCTTGTATTCAATTCTGAAAAACAATTGAAAGACTATGGTGATAAGATTCCTGAAGCTGAGAAGAAAACAATAGAAGAGGCTGTAGCTACACTAAAAGAGGCTCATAAAAATGAAGATCTTGCAGCTATTGACACAGCAACTGAAGCGCTTAATAAAGCATGGGAAGCTGCTAGCCAACATATCTATCAAGCACAGCAAGAAGCAGGTGGCGCACAGCCCGGTGCTGAAGGTGCTGCTCCAAACGACGGAGAAGAAACAGTAGCTGATGCTGAATATGAAGAAGTAAAAGAAGAAGACGCTAAGTAA